A region of uncultured Desulfobacter sp. DNA encodes the following proteins:
- a CDS encoding ATP-binding protein — protein MAEQTGQSPSLRGTLPQRSLTGTLTLLLTLTVTGVALVIAGIFYVTMSQSEYRLLEKKADDFMSSIDDVLEIPLWNMDRENIKKIAQAYANDELFEYIEIRDNLQTVFFSYSRHRSAPVIRKSSDIFHTGRLVGHIDISFTTQGLIHRNHKIFFSGLGILLIIIFSLTMATALFFKAVLGNLFRRLDAISAAYASGDDIEPGYQIPYREFQPLIGILRDMRDTLNAQMIETQNAEKKYRTIFENAVEGIFQSTEDGHLVAVNPAMAKMLGYQSPQALVQSVSNIGEQLYVDPDRREEFIRQIKTQKKVTNFHTQFRTAEGNSAWLALYSRPVRDDDGKLVYIEGMALDISQQKQAEAERKQLEAQLVHSQKLESVGRLAEGVAHDFNNMLNIILGYTDMMLKTVTPKDPNYERLIAISAAANRSAGLTGQLLAFASRQSVLPEVMDLNKKIQDMMNMLKRLLREDIDLNFLPDEDIGMVNIDPTQMDQILVNLCLNARDAITGTGQISIATGHIFIDETFCRQHSDVVVGDYVTLSVKDNGCGMEPSILDNIFEPFFTTKEGTKGTGLGLSTVYGIVKQNNGCIHVYSEPGKGTVFKIYLPEYRDAILPSVKDVDTAVALQGDATILLVEDEKPLLELGRKILEQMGYTVLATDSPKEALTLAADHPDQIQLLMTDVIMPEMNGHELADKLLLEYPGIRCLFVSGYTTDAFSPQGILEDGVHFLQKPYTKKALKDILGKILS, from the coding sequence ATGGCGGAACAAACCGGGCAGAGCCCTTCATTGAGGGGCACATTACCACAAAGGTCCCTTACCGGCACCCTGACATTGCTTTTGACCCTGACGGTGACCGGGGTGGCACTGGTTATTGCCGGAATCTTTTATGTGACCATGTCCCAAAGCGAGTACCGGCTTCTGGAAAAAAAGGCAGATGATTTTATGTCATCAATAGATGACGTCCTTGAAATTCCTTTGTGGAATATGGACCGTGAAAATATCAAAAAAATTGCCCAGGCCTATGCCAATGACGAATTGTTTGAATATATTGAGATCCGGGATAACCTTCAAACCGTGTTTTTTAGTTATTCCCGGCATCGAAGTGCGCCTGTTATCCGTAAATCAAGTGATATCTTCCATACAGGCCGGCTTGTGGGTCATATTGACATATCCTTTACCACACAAGGCCTGATCCACCGCAATCATAAGATATTTTTTTCAGGCCTCGGCATACTTCTGATTATTATTTTTTCCTTGACCATGGCAACAGCTCTGTTTTTTAAAGCTGTTTTAGGAAATCTTTTTCGCCGCTTAGACGCCATATCCGCTGCCTATGCATCGGGGGATGACATTGAGCCCGGATACCAGATCCCATATCGTGAATTTCAACCCCTGATCGGCATCCTCAGGGATATGCGCGATACACTGAACGCCCAGATGATTGAAACTCAAAATGCAGAAAAAAAATATCGGACGATTTTTGAAAATGCGGTGGAGGGCATATTCCAGTCCACCGAGGACGGCCATCTGGTTGCCGTCAATCCGGCAATGGCCAAAATGCTTGGCTACCAGTCTCCCCAGGCCCTGGTCCAGTCCGTATCCAACATCGGAGAACAACTTTACGTGGATCCAGACCGCAGAGAAGAATTTATCAGGCAAATAAAAACACAGAAAAAGGTGACAAATTTTCACACCCAGTTTCGAACTGCTGAAGGGAACAGTGCCTGGCTGGCATTGTACTCCAGGCCCGTCCGGGACGATGACGGCAAACTTGTATACATTGAGGGGATGGCCCTGGATATTTCCCAGCAGAAACAGGCCGAAGCAGAAAGAAAACAGCTGGAAGCCCAACTGGTACACTCCCAGAAACTTGAGTCCGTGGGAAGGCTGGCCGAAGGGGTTGCCCATGATTTTAACAATATGCTCAACATCATTCTGGGCTATACAGACATGATGCTGAAAACTGTGACACCCAAGGACCCCAATTATGAAAGACTCATTGCCATCAGTGCCGCGGCCAACCGCTCTGCCGGTCTGACCGGGCAGCTCCTTGCCTTTGCCAGTCGCCAGAGTGTTTTGCCTGAAGTCATGGATTTGAACAAAAAGATCCAGGATATGATGAATATGCTCAAACGCCTGCTCAGGGAGGATATTGATTTAAATTTCTTACCGGACGAAGATATCGGAATGGTGAATATAGATCCCACCCAGATGGATCAGATACTGGTGAACCTGTGTCTTAACGCCCGGGATGCGATAACCGGTACCGGGCAGATCTCCATTGCAACCGGACATATTTTTATTGACGAAACCTTTTGCCGGCAACATTCGGATGTAGTTGTGGGGGATTACGTCACCCTTTCGGTCAAAGACAACGGCTGCGGCATGGAACCGTCCATATTGGACAACATTTTCGAACCTTTTTTCACAACCAAAGAAGGAACAAAGGGAACGGGCCTGGGACTATCCACCGTTTATGGTATCGTCAAACAGAACAACGGCTGCATCCATGTGTACAGCGAACCAGGCAAAGGAACTGTTTTCAAAATTTATCTGCCTGAGTACCGGGACGCGATTCTCCCATCCGTGAAGGACGTTGATACGGCCGTGGCCCTTCAAGGCGATGCGACCATTCTTCTTGTGGAGGATGAGAAACCACTTCTTGAGCTGGGGCGTAAAATCCTGGAACAGATGGGGTACACGGTACTGGCCACGGATTCTCCCAAGGAAGCCCTAACGCTTGCCGCGGATCACCCGGATCAA